CGCGTCCCATCATCAGTGCCGGCGCAGCCAGCGCCAGAACCCCGACCAGCGCTTGGAAACATCTTTCGGATGCCGGCCCGTTGCCCCGATGCCCTCTATCCAGGGCTCCAGCACAATCTGTCTATCGCGCAGGGCGGCCATATGCGGCATGCCGGCGGAAACCGCCGGCTCCTGCACATGGGTCGCGACCACATCGGCGATGCGCACCTGCTCCGGCCGAAAGCGCAGGGCGCAGATGACCGCTCCTTCATCGCCGCCGGCGCCGGCATGGGCCATCCCGCGCA
The nucleotide sequence above comes from Anaerolineae bacterium. Encoded proteins:
- the minC gene encoding septum site-determining protein MinC yields the protein DLPETRAAADSLGLETSIRPASRPPAPSREEPAAEEKEPAGGWVASEGLLVRRTLRSGASLVHRGHIVVVGDVNPGAEVIAGGDIVIWGTLRGMAHAGAGGDEGAVICALRFRPEQVRIADVVATHVQEPAVSAGMPHMAALRDRQIVLEPWIEGIGATGRHPKDVSKRWSGFWRWLRRH